The following DNA comes from Spirulina major PCC 6313.
CGGAGAATCCGTCCTCCTCAACCTCAAAAGCGAAGAATATTTTGGCTTAGACGATATCGGAACCCGGATGATCGCCGTCCTCGACCAAGCCGAGTCGATCCAAGCCGCCCACGATATTTTGCTCACGGAATACAACGTCGAATCCGCACAACTCACCCATGATCTGCTCCAATTCGTCCTTCAACTGACCCAAAACGGTCTCGTTATTGTGAATGACTAAGGGGCAAGGATGATCACGCCATGGCTGGGGGGATAGCTCTGGTATTCTGGCTAAATTGTGATTCTGGTGCGAGCCATGGGCACGTTGCTTGTTAAAAATATTCATACCCTGGTGACGATGGACGGCGATCGCCGCGAAATTCGTAACGGGGCGATGTTCCTGCGCGATCATGTCATTGACCAGGTGGGAACGACGGCAGAGCTACCGGATGTGGCGGATCGTGTGTTGGATCTGGGCGATCGCCACATTGTCTTACCCGGTTTCGTCAATACTCATCACCACTTTTACCAAACCCTCACACGGGTGATTCCTGCCGCCCAGAATTGTTCGCTGTTTCATTGGCTCGAAGCTCTCTATGGGGTGTGGGGAAATTTAACCCCGCAGGCGATCGCCACCAGTGCCCAACTCGCCGCCGCCG
Coding sequences within:
- a CDS encoding PqqD family protein encodes the protein MSHPSLTSNIKLSPDVLIQELAGESVLLNLKSEEYFGLDDIGTRMIAVLDQAESIQAAHDILLTEYNVESAQLTHDLLQFVLQLTQNGLVIVND